Proteins encoded within one genomic window of Theobroma cacao cultivar B97-61/B2 chromosome 7, Criollo_cocoa_genome_V2, whole genome shotgun sequence:
- the LOC108662726 gene encoding uncharacterized protein LOC108662726, with the protein MASFNVYVVFGILTIMASGAAMAHDVDPIKANNCETKMTLHCVNEVFTSIFKTGIVTDNCCIELIGLGQFCHDALIKKTLQNPLFKNNDTSVILSRGAQVWNKCILVKKDVSPSPSPYEEG; encoded by the coding sequence ATGGCAAGTTTCAATGTTTATGTTGTTTTTGGCATTTTGACTATTATGGCAAGTGGAGCGGCCATGGCTCATGATGTTGATCCCATCAAGGCAAACAATTGTGAAACTAAGATGACATTGCATTGTGTCAATGAAGTTTTCACAAGTATATTCAAGACCGGAATTGTTACGGATAATTGTTGCATTGAGCTTATAGGACTTGGTCAATTTTGCCATGATGCATTAATCAAGAAAACTCTTCAAAATCCTCTATTTAAGAATAATGATACATCGGTGATCTTATCAAGGGGTGCACAAGTATGGAATAAGTGCATACTAGTTAAGAAAGATGTTTCACCCTCTCCTTCTCCTTATGAGGAAGGTTGA